CAAACGACTACAGGCCAGTACAGGACCTccgagaagtaaataaaagagttatGGACATACACCCAACAGTCCCAAACCCGTACACTCTCTTGAGCTCCTTGGCACCCTCTAAAGTCTGGTACACGGTAttagatctgaaagatgccttcTTCAGTCTACCCCTAGCACCTCAAAGTCAGTCCCTGTTCGCCTTTGAGTGGCATGACCCAGAGGAGGGCTTCAGTGGACAGCTGACTTGGACACGCCTACCCCAGGGGTTCAAAAACTCGCCCACCATCTTCGACGAGGCGCTGCACGAGGACCTGGGTGAGTACAGAAGGGAACACCCcaacctcaccctcctccagtaCGTAGATGACATCTTGATTGCTGCAGACACAGCCAAGGACTGTGAGCGGGGGACCCAAGATCTATTGGCCACCCTGGGGGCCTTAGGGTACCGGGCATCCGCGAGGAAGGCTCAGTTATGTCGAGAAAGGGTGAGTTACCTGGGATACATCCTGGAGGGCGGGCAGCGGCGGTTATCGGATGCCaggaaagagactgttttgaaaaTCCCTACTCCCACCTCCCGAAGAGAAGTAAGGGAATTCCTAGGATCGGCCGGCTACTGCCGCCTCTGGATACCGGGTTTTGCCGAAATCGCCAGGCCCCTATATGAAGCTACCAAAGAGGGAAAGGCGTTTGACTGGACTGAGAAAGATGAAGCTGCCTTTAGGCAGTTAAAGAAGGCCCTTCTaggtgccccagccctgggcctgccagatATTACAAAGCCCTTTCACCTCTTTGTGGATGAACACAAAGGGATAGCGAAAGGGGTCTTGACTCAAGCTTTAGGCCCCTGGAGCCGCCCAGTGGCTTATTTGTCCAAGAAGTTAGATCCTGTAGCTGCCGGCTGGCCACCATGCCTGAGAATTATCGCGGCAACAGCGCTCTTAGTCAAAGACGCCGACAAACTGACCCTGGGGCAGGAAATCTGGATTACAACCCCACATGCCATTGAGGGAGTCCTGAAGCAGCCTCCTGACAGATGGATGAGTAACGCTCGTATAACCCATTACCAGAGCCTCCTACTCAACCCTCCAAGAGTACGGTTCCACCCCAGTGCGGCCCTCAATCCCGCTACTTTGCTGCCCGACCCTGACTTAGATGCCCCACTACACGACTGTGCGGGAATCCTAGAGCAGGTGCATGGACTCCGGAAGGACTTGACCGACCAGCCCCTCCctgatgcagaggccacctggttcacgGATGGGAGCAGCTTCGTGCGGGACGGGTGCAGGTACGCGGGTGCAGCGGTGGTCACTGAAACGGACACTGTGTGGGCGGAGGCCCTGCCCTCCGGGACGTCAGCCCAGCGAGCAGAACTCATCGCCCTTACTAAGGCACTGACGCTGGGGGCTGGAAAGCGGCTTAACGTTTACACAGACAGCCGTTATGCATTTGCTACAGCTCATGTCCACGGAGCAATCTATCAGGAGAGAGGGCTGCTGACGGCAGAGGGacggacaataaaaaataagcaagagatTCTCGATCTGCTTGCAGCCTTATGGCTTCCTGCCAAGTTAGCCATAATCCACTGCCAAGGGCACCAGAAAGCTGATGACCCGGTAGCAAGAGGTAACCAAAAGGCTGACCAGGCTGCGAAGGCAGTAGCCCTTACCTCGGTCCCTACCATGGCCTTACAACTCCCAGACCCAGGGGACCCAGTCTTACCAGACCAGCCCAAGTACTCCCAGGAAGAATTGCAACGCATCAGAAAGCTCCCCAGAGCCCATGAAATAAAGGGATGGTGGCATACACCAGAAGGGGAACTCATACTACCAGACCGGCTCGGGGACACGGTATTAGAACATATGCACCGGTCTACTCACCTGGGGACCCGGAAAATGAAGGACTTAATTCGACATGCTGGGATCAAGATTCACCAGCAGGATACCAAGATAGATCAGGTTGTATCTGCCTGCAAGACCTGTCAACTCACAAACACAAGAGCTGGATCAAATGaaagagggaccaggctcagaggcaccaaaccGGGAGCACAATGGGAAGTCGACTTCACTGAAATTAAACCAGggaagtatggttataaatatcttttagtatttgtagacaccttctctggctgggtagaggcatacccaaccaagcatgaaacagctcagacggtggccaagaagctgctcgaagacatcttacccaggtatggttttcctgCTATGATAGGGTCCGACAACGGGCCAgcctttatttcacaggtaacacaggtagtaaccagggctattggggcaaattggaaattacattgtgcttatagaccccagagttcaggtcaggtagaaagaatgaacagaactctaaaagagacccttaccaaattaaccatggagactggtggggactgggtggctctcctaccatatgccctttaccgggtaaggaactccccttacaccctgggctttactccctatgaaatcatgtttggcaggccaccccctatcattcctAACCTTAAAGCTGACCTTCTCgctgaatttgaaaatcaagaactatctctttctttgagagggctccagaaggcacatgaggacatttggccacgcctccgcgccatctacgaagccagcccaaccccaactcctcatcagcacagaccaggagattgggtctacgtcagaaggcaccgccgggagaccctagaaccACGTTGGAaaggtccctacactgtggtgctgaccacccccaccgctctcaaggtagatggcatcgcgacctgggtccaccacactcacgtgcggtcagcggatccatccatgacccggaaagacttcatcaccaaatggagcatcgatcgagatcaatgcaacccgctcaagctcaagctacggcgtgctcgacctgcctgatgccggtaacatggctcgcgatcactcctgtcaccaggagcccccacagtACTGtataatacacttagataatgcctgcatcttcatggacaaggctccaaagagacaaggacaatttatggggtcacatgtttagtagcagaagattcgGCTGCCTAAAGCAGCCatgatgtttcattgtattgatatgttatattaacctttgattcttttgcaggtttcgaatgtatgttggctgtcctggaagggagctgtgtggggtggccccaaaagtaaagggtgtctagctggcaagggggcaggtgcccaactgggcaggaaagggtgcccatcaggttttggactctgttgagagacagctaacagctggcagcctatatactgccttgcaggcctgagtcaccatgcccatgtcaggggtagtaaagctaaaaaaaaaaaaaaaaaaaaaaaaaaaaaaaaaaaaaaaaagaagcctgtttagaatagaaggttagGGGGATAGTTATGCATAggaagaaggttttatgccaacagttactgttttgttttaaatctatgaaaaggaagtagcaaggaaagtcagaaaatcttagagtagatcagtatgttcttctccttatgtaattcctccagaATCTGGCGAtatgtgaagggatttattccctcctgagaaggcacttaagcattctgtattgccaAAAGGAtcccaattgtctacagctgttgtctgagctctccgttcaagctgggtttatgaaaagctggtaccgtggatctgtctcttgcccagtgGCGTAAGCTGGGGCCTCTCTGTAGACGAAACCTGGACTCCCCAAgagatgtgatcaatgccgggaccccgccagcag
This is a stretch of genomic DNA from Myotis daubentonii chromosome 4, mMyoDau2.1, whole genome shotgun sequence. It encodes these proteins:
- the LOC132233821 gene encoding uncharacterized protein LOC132233821; the encoded protein is MAARKPTNLAKVGNVQQERDESPAAFLERIMEAYRTYTPMNPEAPENKAAVIISFVNQSAADIKRKLQKVDRLGEKSLQDLLAVAEKVYNNRESPEDRQARVVAASSSRQARDLARVLLATTMDFPKERDRRFRQLASNKGRGKQTTQEGRRGLRKNQCKFCMDIGHWARECPKKGSDPLPEPRITLRVEGTPVNFLVDTGAQHSVLRTPQGKLANKKSWVQGATGMSQYSWTTRRTVDLGTGQVSHSFMVIPECPYPLLGRDLLTKIGAQITFRQGGPQVTDEEGRPIQVLTMRLEDEYRLYQKTSLVEGSMDKWLQEFPTAWAETGGVGLAAHRAPVLVELKPGEGPVRIKQYPMPQEARKGIQPHIRRLKSLGVLVPCQSAWNTPLLPVKKPQTNDYRPVQDLREVNKRVMDIHPTVPNPYTLLSSLAPSKVWYTVLDLKDAFFSLPLAPQSQSLFAFEWHDPEEGFSGQLTWTRLPQGFKNSPTIFDEALHEDLGEYRREHPNLTLLQYVDDILIAADTAKDCERGTQDLLATLGALGYRASARKAQLCRERVSYLGYILEGGQRRLSDARKETVLKIPTPTSRREVREFLGSAGYCRLWIPGFAEIARPLYEATKEGKAFDWTEKDEAAFRQLKKALLGAPALGLPDITKPFHLFVDEHKGIAKGVLTQALGPWSRPVAYLSKKLDPVAAGWPPCLRIIAATALLVKDADKLTLGQEIWITTPHAIEGVLKQPPDRWMSNARITHYQSLLLNPPRVRFHPSAALNPATLLPDPDLDAPLHDCAGILEQVHGLRKDLTDQPLPDAEATWFTDGSSFVRDGCRYAGAAVVTETDTVWAEALPSGTSAQRAELIALTKALTLGAGKRLNVYTDSRYAFATAHVHGAIYQERGLLTAEGRTIKNKQEILDLLAALWLPAKLAIIHCQGHQKADDPVARGNQKADQAAKAVALTSVPTMALQLPDPGDPVLPDQPKYSQEELQRIRKLPRAHEIKGWWHTPEGELILPDRLGDTVLEHMHRSTHLGTRKMKDLIRHAGIKIHQQDTKIDQVVSACKTCQLTNTRAGSNERGTRLRGTKPGAQWEVDFTEIKPGKYGYKYLLVFVDTFSGWVEAYPTKHETAQTVAKKLLEDILPRYGFPAMIGSDNGPAFISQVTQVVTRAIGANWKLHCAYRPQSSGQVERMNRTLKETLTKLTMETGGDWVALLPYALYRVRNSPYTLGFTPYEIMFGRPPPIIPNLKADLLAEFENQELSLSLRGLQKAHEDIWPRLRAIYEASPTPTPHQHRPGDWVYVRRHRRETLEPRWKGPYTVVLTTPTALKVDGIATWVHHTHVRSADPSMTRKDFITKWSIDRDQCNPLKLKLRRARPA